A window of [Clostridium] innocuum genomic DNA:
GCATTCCCGTCTTTTTCCTCAGGCTGTTCCTTTAGAAGCAGATCGTCAGCGATCGATGTTTGATGTTTACGGTCAGTACCACTTTCCGCTCACTTCAACATCTTGATTATAACACCTTGTTTATTTGTTCACAAGCAATATAGTACTATGTACTTAAAAAACTAAAATAATTCCAATACATAAAGAAAAGAAGAAGACATTGCTGCGTACTTCCTCTTCCTATTCTTACATTGGATGAAATGCGTCTGTTTTTCGTTCAATCAGAACTGCAAATTGTTTAGACTCCATGTTTTTATTATATTTCTCAGATTCACCTTATCCCTATTTTTCAATTGCAATCAGGTAGGTCGCAAATGCATAGGAAAGATTACGAATCAGCGATAGATCATCTTCATTCCATTCATGAATTCTTCGATCATTCATACCAAGTACACCTATCATTCTATGATCGTACAAAATCTGATGCTGCAGTGTTGCCTGAATTTGATATTGTTCATACGCATTTATATAACGGATATCATTTACGTTAATCTGATTCTGATAGTAAAGGTGTCTGTCATCAAAAGCCTTTAGGTATGCTGGATCCGTCTGAATATGAACATGCTTGGATGCCTTATTCCTTTCCAGGTCATATATATAAACTCTGCCCATGGAATATGCTTCATTTTCAAAGCGAAGCAGAAATATATTTTTCACATTCATGGAACGGCAGATAAATTCCATCGTCTGTGCCAGCAGCTCATCCCGTTTATCGAATACATTCAGCATTTCAAATACCTTTGGTAGAATATCATTGACGGTGACCTCATGGCGGTCCTTGCGCTTTTCTTTTTTCTGCATGATCTGACTGAAATAGTCATTTTTATAGACAACAAACTGGTCACGCCCATTTGCCTTAGCTTCATAAAGAGCATGATCCGCTTTCATAAAGATATCTTCAAAATCCTTTTCTGTATCCACAATACAAATTCCCATACTGACAGTAAGCTGCTTCTGCAGCTTACTGATATTCAGATTGCGTATATTATCTATAATACGTAAAGCATTCTTTTCAATATCCTCAATACATGAGATATGATTCAGATACATACAAAATTCATCACCGCCGATTCTGCCGACTAGATCTTCCTCTCTTAGATTATTCTGAAGATTAGCTGCGACCTTCATGATTACCTGATCACCCACAAGATGTCCACAGGTATCATTGATAATTTTGAAATTATCAATATCCAGTATAAAGAAAGCACCCTTTTCGTCTGCTCTTTTACCACGAATCGCCTCCAGCACATGGTTGCGAAAGGCAGTTTTATTCAATACCTCGGTAAAGGGATCCAGTTTGTTGCTGCGAAGAAGCTCTTCATTTCGCTGCAGGATAATATGCTGTTCGTAGAGTGCGTTTTCCAAATCCATTTTATTCATCATACTTTGCAGATTATTGCGTTTTTCCTGCTCTCTTGCCTTTCGATTGAGACGATAGGCTTCCAGCAGATGGAGAAATAGTTCCTCTTTGGAGCAAAATTGCATTGCCAGCTCCACCTTGATATCTGCTAGTCTTGCGGAATTGATAGAGTTTGGATGATGAGATTCCATTTTTTCAAGATTGCGATATAGCAGATATGCCTGATCCTTTAATTTTAATGAAATGCAGATGTGAATACAATCCATATAGTTTCTCACTGTATTTTTATAATCAGATGTATGGGGAGCAGCCTCCAGAAAATCATATAATCTTTGCTTTAATTTCGCTATATCCTTTCTGTGCCACAATTCGAATATGCTGATCATAATTCTATTCTCTGTCAGTACCACATGGTCATTGTCTTTGAAATAGCGTAAGAATGTTTCATACCAGGGAGCTGCCTCTGCTGCGCGGTTCATTTTCATATATACCATCAGAATATTCGTTAATATAATACCGTCATTCAGTGAAAATTCAAGATGCATTTTTCTTCGTTCCTGAAATGCCCGTATGAAGTATTCAATTCCTCTTTGTTCACAATCGATATCATGAAACAAAGTTCCCAGATTGTTAATAATCGCATAATGATATTCGAATTCCGGATGATCCATTGTGAGATAATAAGCCTTTAGAAGAAAATGCAGGGAGGTGAGAAAATCCCCCAGATCAGAATAAACGATTCCCTGTAGATTATGTATGTATGCAAGAATTTTCAGATATTCATTTTTTTCACAGTATTCCTCACTTTGAAAGCAGTGCTGAAGACATTCTTTGTAATTTCCTCTTGAAAATTCATAATATGCCTGAAAATACAATGCAGCTGCAATGTAGTAGGGATCCTGATGAAGCTGCGCAATTTCCAGTAATCGGGAAGCCTTTTGAAGAATCTCCTCCGGTCTCCCCTGTTTGCGCAGTATAAGAAGCTGTTCTTCAAGCTCTGTAGCTTCTTTTTTATAAACTTCCATGCTCATCCTCTTTTCTATAATTAAAAAAACTCACATTCGACAAATTTCGCATATGGAAAGGGAGCCATGCTGTCTTGCATGACTCCCTGTTTTTTATGCATTATCTTCGCTGTAAACGATTTTCAGACGCCGCTGATTACCTTCACCTTCACTGACGGTAGCAATATGCTTCATATTGGCTAAATAGTTGTGAATAGCCTTTCTTTCATCGGCCGGCATAGGATCCAGTGTTGCATCAGTTTTTGTCCTCTGTACGCTTTTCGCAACTCGAAGAGCCAATGAACAAACTTTCTGATATTTCTCTTC
This region includes:
- a CDS encoding diguanylate cyclase, with the translated sequence MEVYKKEATELEEQLLILRKQGRPEEILQKASRLLEIAQLHQDPYYIAAALYFQAYYEFSRGNYKECLQHCFQSEEYCEKNEYLKILAYIHNLQGIVYSDLGDFLTSLHFLLKAYYLTMDHPEFEYHYAIINNLGTLFHDIDCEQRGIEYFIRAFQERRKMHLEFSLNDGIILTNILMVYMKMNRAAEAAPWYETFLRYFKDNDHVVLTENRIMISIFELWHRKDIAKLKQRLYDFLEAAPHTSDYKNTVRNYMDCIHICISLKLKDQAYLLYRNLEKMESHHPNSINSARLADIKVELAMQFCSKEELFLHLLEAYRLNRKAREQEKRNNLQSMMNKMDLENALYEQHIILQRNEELLRSNKLDPFTEVLNKTAFRNHVLEAIRGKRADEKGAFFILDIDNFKIINDTCGHLVGDQVIMKVAANLQNNLREEDLVGRIGGDEFCMYLNHISCIEDIEKNALRIIDNIRNLNISKLQKQLTVSMGICIVDTEKDFEDIFMKADHALYEAKANGRDQFVVYKNDYFSQIMQKKEKRKDRHEVTVNDILPKVFEMLNVFDKRDELLAQTMEFICRSMNVKNIFLLRFENEAYSMGRVYIYDLERNKASKHVHIQTDPAYLKAFDDRHLYYQNQINVNDIRYINAYEQYQIQATLQHQILYDHRMIGVLGMNDRRIHEWNEDDLSLIRNLSYAFATYLIAIEK